The genomic DNA ATGCTGAAATTGCTTATATAGAAGATATTGATGCTCGTGAATATGATGATATGGATCTTGCTGATGGCACTTATGAATATTATGTTACTGCAGTATATGATACCACAGAATCAAATGCTTCTAATACCGTAGAAGTTGTTATCAACATGAATCCGACCTTAGATCCTCCAGCAGGTGTGAGTGTTGACGAAAATGGTCTGATCACCTGGATGGAACCCGGAACTGGATTAGGAAGTATATTGCTGGTAGATGATGATGGCAGTATAGATCTTGATTTCACTGATACAGTACCATATTATGAAACAATTCTTGATGCCAGTGGAATGGATTATGAAATTTATGAAATCACTACTGCAGGAAATGATGGACCAGATGCTGACTATATGGCAGATTATGATCTGGTTATCTGGGATTGTGGAGAACAGTGGGCAAGTGCTCGTACCCTTTCACAGACAGATGAAAGTGAATTAGGTGAATATCTTGATAATGGCGGATACCTGGTGCTTTGTGCTCATGATTATCTTTGGGATCGCTATCCAAACGCTGGTTCATTCAGTGCCGGACAATTCCCTTATGATTATCTTGGTGTAGACTCTGCTATTCAGGATGCTTTCACAGTTGGTGTTTCTCAGGGTGGACCCGAAATGGTTGATATCGTTGGGCAAGGAGCTACTGCAGGATTGACAGTTGGATTACAGGATATTTTCTCAG from Candidatus Stygibacter australis includes the following:
- a CDS encoding FlgD immunoglobulin-like domain containing protein yields the protein AEIAYIEDIDAREYDDMDLADGTYEYYVTAVYDTTESNASNTVEVVINMNPTLDPPAGVSVDENGLITWMEPGTGLGSILLVDDDGSIDLDFTDTVPYYETILDASGMDYEIYEITTAGNDGPDADYMADYDLVIWDCGEQWASARTLSQTDESELGEYLDNGGYLVLCAHDYLWDRYPNAGSFSAGQFPYDYLGVDSAIQDAFTVGVSQGGPEMVDIVGQGATAGLTVGLQDIFSAMRDGVYLDFLTPNANGSAYSTYNDNNVGVQTTNTIFTTAGWAGLIDGDNTVLEYALASFSYLRPLENYNVYLDGEMVGDTTDLMYQLNDLVDGETYTAGVSANYTEGESGIVEVEFTYNPSANDGEITGVNSLIGNYPNPFNPECKIAFALAEDAEVTLSIYNVRGQRIRTLVNETMTSGTHDVIWDGTDDRGASVASGVYYYKMDSGKFTSSKKMVLMK